A window of Hevea brasiliensis isolate MT/VB/25A 57/8 chromosome 14, ASM3005281v1, whole genome shotgun sequence contains these coding sequences:
- the LOC131173102 gene encoding disease resistance RPP13-like protein 4, translated as MGGLGKTALAKLVCHKAIERNLFDNKIWVCVSDNFNEQKILGEMLQTFNVYAGGVTNMGAILKELEKRWDDFKTRLESISKNNGNVVVVTTRSEEVASIVETSTNHRHAVNLLSDDEYVVRDEYGNIGKCKMYDLVHDLALSLLKYETLTLKNCSTSDDLSFAHHLYVDCQNAITSLAFPKGGSKKLRSLYMNGIVFDGS; from the exons ATGGGCGGTTTGGGAAAGACAGCCTTAGCTAAACTGGTGTGTCATAAAGCTATAGAAAGAAATCTTTTTGACAACAAAATATGGGTTTGTGTTTCTGATAACTTTAATGAACAAAAAATATTGGGAGAAATGTTGCAAACTTTCAATGTATATGCGGGTGGAGTGACCAACATGGGTGCAATACTTAAAGAGCTTGAAAAGCG GTGGGATGATTTTAAGACTCGTTTGGAAAGTATTAGCAAAAACAATGGCAATGTTGTTGTTGTCACGACTCGTAGCGAGGAAGTGGCATCAATAGTGGAGACTTCTACTAATCATAGGCATGCAGTAAATTTGTTGTCTGATGATGAAT ATGTGGTGAGGGATGAATATGGGAATATTGGAAAGTGCAAAATGTATGATCTTGTGCATGATCTTGCATTATCGCTTTTAAAGTATGAAACATTGACTTTGAAAAATTGTTCAACTAGTGATGATTTATCTTTCGCTCATCATTTATATGTGGATTGTCAAAATGCAATAACTTCACTGGCATTTCCAAAAGGTGGTTCTAAGAAGCTGCGTAGTTTATACATGAATGGTATTGTGTTTGATGGGTCTTAG